Proteins encoded in a region of the Paenibacillus wynnii genome:
- a CDS encoding response regulator encodes MKRLIIVDDEKNIRQGLKAMIEREFPSDYTIEMAGNGAEALEMFQKERADIIITDIRMPVMDGIKLLEHLSTGSGAGEGPAVVILSGYDDFEYAKSAIRYRVKDYLLKPIRRDELFDILERIDKELKKQEQSDFKLEQEAEKFRKELRSTRLRALLMQKDVQLEREQQEVLKDLAFPFTLGVLNYYYSDGSRMKPEEVQGLIERLNGPLTSMFMETLTDWDGKLVLIGRHKQSFEELSKQAEARELRGLLIGISSECQSFEEIRSCYLKACRAMQYTFLYPQSNYIDFEEVREGRLSFPAPEEELRKLLNMLGTEREKEMKSLLAVIFQTEHLKLLDLSYLETVGRKINERVLDEVFRVHGEASVEILKLYRTVGNMYNYRHFHDYYRALEHLLIDLNEYIMGVRSAHTEHADMKEALAYIEANYFRPLNMAMVSNHVSLNYSYFSEAFKAYTGESFVLYLKKVRIHHAKELLAGSRCKLAGVSEAVGFESGKQFARVFKELEGISPGEYRAKSLVDGYFSRDDQEL; translated from the coding sequence ATGAAGAGACTGATAATTGTAGATGATGAGAAGAATATCCGCCAAGGGTTGAAAGCGATGATCGAACGGGAATTTCCATCCGACTATACGATCGAAATGGCTGGGAATGGCGCTGAGGCATTGGAAATGTTTCAGAAGGAACGCGCAGATATTATAATCACGGATATTCGTATGCCGGTGATGGATGGAATAAAGCTTTTGGAACATTTATCTACAGGTAGTGGGGCTGGTGAAGGCCCGGCGGTGGTGATTTTGAGCGGGTATGATGATTTCGAATATGCCAAAAGTGCGATTAGGTACCGTGTCAAAGACTATCTGCTGAAGCCCATACGCCGCGATGAACTTTTTGATATTCTGGAGAGAATCGACAAGGAACTGAAAAAACAGGAGCAATCAGATTTTAAATTGGAGCAAGAAGCTGAAAAATTCCGCAAGGAGCTGCGTTCCACCCGATTACGGGCACTGCTAATGCAAAAAGATGTGCAGTTGGAACGTGAACAGCAGGAAGTTCTGAAAGATCTGGCCTTTCCTTTTACATTAGGTGTGCTGAATTATTATTATAGCGATGGTTCACGAATGAAACCTGAAGAAGTACAGGGACTGATCGAAAGGCTGAACGGTCCTCTGACGAGTATGTTTATGGAGACTTTGACGGATTGGGACGGAAAATTAGTGCTGATCGGGCGTCATAAGCAGAGTTTTGAAGAACTTTCCAAGCAGGCGGAGGCCAGGGAACTTAGAGGTCTGTTAATTGGGATTAGCAGTGAATGCCAATCGTTTGAAGAGATTCGCTCCTGCTATTTGAAAGCCTGCCGGGCTATGCAGTACACTTTTTTGTACCCTCAATCCAACTATATCGACTTCGAAGAGGTTAGAGAGGGACGACTCAGCTTCCCTGCACCGGAGGAAGAACTCCGTAAGCTGCTTAATATGTTAGGAACCGAACGAGAGAAGGAAATGAAGAGCCTGCTTGCTGTTATTTTTCAGACGGAGCATCTCAAGTTGTTGGATTTGTCCTATCTAGAGACCGTGGGTCGCAAAATAAATGAACGGGTGTTAGATGAGGTATTTCGGGTACATGGAGAGGCCTCTGTGGAGATTCTAAAGCTGTACCGGACGGTTGGTAATATGTATAACTACCGCCATTTTCACGACTATTATCGGGCGCTGGAGCACCTGCTCATCGACTTGAATGAATATATTATGGGAGTTAGGTCCGCGCACACCGAGCATGCTGATATGAAGGAAGCGCTGGCCTATATAGAAGCCAACTATTTCCGTCCGCTGAATATGGCTATGGTGAGTAATCATGTATCCCTGAACTATTCCTACTTCAGCGAAGCCTTCAAGGCCTATACGGGAGAGAGCTTTGTCCTATATTTGAAAAAAGTACGCATCCACCATGCCAAAGAATTGTTGGCTGGAAGCCGCTGCAAGCTTGCCGGAGTATCGGAAGCCGTCGGCTTTGAGAGCGGCAAGCAATTCGCGCGTGTCTTCAAGGAACTGGAGGGTATTTCTCCCGGTGAATATAGAGCGAAGTCACTGGTTGATGGCTATTTCTCCCGGGATGATCAGGAGCTATAG
- a CDS encoding cache domain-containing sensor histidine kinase encodes MDVQQRGEHYSVEPGKRSAALWDSFTYWWGRRSLQSRLIAAYIFIILGPCLMVSFYSYRAINNTYVRDAIDKNSYLLQMEKLHINNQVEVMERAVQMAYEDKDVQDYLNNTEEPDVGELINFNDYVFKNITRIQYNNPSIEHLRLYSNSDVHEIWPNIFRESRVASELWYQKALKLKGRLSWSFQNNDPDLMERYSAQPPKIVPKVSLLREMSIPSDNHIGMVQVDMLLERFTTKTYSTVQDSQSQMFLVDEDMQLFTRLDHSFLPDNKEMSAAIKSRLESYRETGEWDINYTENGKSYLLINTPLEHINAYLLNVVSMDGVMKDISHTRNLIIGVNIGFIILVTAIAYVLNAFILKNLRRLTETMKKVRRGESYSGITIRGGGEVGELAHHFSKLMNTINTLVAQAVQKQALSKEAELRTLHNQIDAHFLYNTLENIKMLAEIENQRTISDALTSLGGMMRYNFKWSGEYVKLRDEIRHIENYIEVMNIRFEYPVVLIMNMEPLYLELEVLKMSLQPIVENSVKHAWTGDKAGLEDRTIHIDISEAEGDIFIAVRDNGIGLTPERLSVLNASVYAKEESNPSLPGVGISDRRAGGIGLRNVHQRLQLFYGEEYGLELQSEAGSWTTVFMTLPKVLLTGDKQP; translated from the coding sequence ATGGACGTACAACAGCGAGGTGAACATTACAGCGTGGAACCGGGTAAGCGAAGTGCAGCCTTATGGGATTCATTTACGTATTGGTGGGGGAGACGCTCACTGCAGAGCCGTCTGATTGCCGCCTATATTTTCATTATTTTGGGACCCTGCTTAATGGTGTCCTTTTATTCGTACAGGGCCATCAATAATACCTACGTCCGGGATGCGATCGATAAGAACAGCTATCTGCTGCAGATGGAGAAGCTGCATATCAATAATCAGGTTGAAGTGATGGAACGGGCTGTTCAAATGGCATATGAGGATAAGGATGTACAGGATTATCTCAACAATACGGAAGAACCGGATGTAGGAGAGCTGATTAATTTTAATGATTACGTATTTAAAAATATTACACGCATCCAGTACAATAATCCGAGCATTGAGCACTTGCGCCTATATTCGAACAGCGATGTCCATGAGATTTGGCCAAATATTTTCCGTGAGAGTCGGGTAGCTTCTGAACTATGGTATCAGAAAGCGCTAAAACTGAAAGGGAGGTTGTCATGGTCTTTTCAGAATAATGACCCTGATTTGATGGAACGTTACTCCGCGCAGCCCCCGAAGATTGTACCCAAGGTATCCCTGCTGCGTGAAATGAGCATTCCGTCAGATAATCACATCGGAATGGTTCAAGTTGACATGCTTCTGGAACGATTTACAACCAAGACTTATTCCACTGTACAGGACAGCCAGTCTCAAATGTTCCTGGTCGATGAGGATATGCAGTTGTTTACACGTTTGGACCATTCCTTCCTACCGGATAATAAGGAAATGTCCGCAGCGATCAAAAGTCGTCTTGAATCGTACAGAGAGACAGGCGAATGGGATATTAATTATACGGAGAACGGTAAATCATATCTGTTGATTAATACACCCCTGGAACATATTAATGCCTACCTGCTCAATGTTGTTTCCATGGACGGTGTCATGAAGGACATTTCACATACCCGAAACTTAATTATCGGGGTGAACATCGGTTTTATTATATTAGTGACCGCCATTGCTTACGTGCTTAATGCATTTATTCTGAAGAACCTGCGGCGCTTGACCGAAACCATGAAGAAAGTGCGCAGAGGTGAATCCTATAGCGGGATTACCATCCGGGGCGGCGGGGAAGTCGGTGAATTGGCGCATCATTTCTCGAAGCTGATGAATACAATTAATACCCTGGTGGCTCAAGCCGTACAGAAGCAGGCTTTATCGAAGGAAGCGGAGCTTCGTACTTTACACAATCAGATTGACGCACATTTTCTATATAATACGCTCGAAAATATTAAGATGCTGGCTGAAATCGAGAATCAGCGGACCATATCGGACGCCCTGACTTCGCTAGGGGGCATGATGCGCTACAATTTCAAATGGTCAGGGGAATATGTGAAGCTGCGGGATGAAATACGTCATATAGAGAATTACATTGAAGTGATGAATATCCGCTTTGAATATCCTGTTGTACTGATTATGAATATGGAGCCCCTATATTTAGAGCTAGAGGTGCTGAAGATGTCACTGCAGCCTATTGTTGAGAATAGCGTCAAGCATGCTTGGACCGGCGATAAAGCAGGACTCGAGGACCGGACCATTCATATCGATATCTCGGAAGCAGAGGGTGATATTTTCATAGCGGTTCGTGATAACGGCATCGGTCTTACACCTGAGCGCTTATCGGTTCTGAACGCGTCTGTTTACGCTAAGGAGGAGTCGAATCCAAGTCTACCTGGAGTGGGCATCAGTGACCGTAGAGCTGGCGGGATCGGACTAAGAAATGTACATCAGCGTCTGCAGCTGTTCTATGGGGAAGAGTATGGACTCGAATTGCAAAGTGAGGCCGGGAGCTGGACAACGGTGTTTATGACGTTACCGAAAGTTCTTTTGACAGGAGATAAACAACCATGA
- a CDS encoding extracellular solute-binding protein, translating into MGIKRKPKKMVLMLLALIMTLSTAACSSGNGDKNNEGKANNGKTANATTEPTKAPPSADEPGWMSDTSPITFDWYLNFAWFPNKWGVDPTSKYITKKTGVDINFIVPAGNENEKLNTLIASGKLPDFITLGWYEDAVKKMIEGDLVLPLNKLADEYDPYFFKVSDPDKIGWYTQPDGNIYGYPNASSSPADYEKYGDTYVSNQTFVVRKDMYEAIGSPDMRTPEGFLNALKLAKEKFPDINGQPIIPLGLHEFTATGNDSLEQYIQNFLAIPRQKDGKLYQREADPEYIAWMKTLRQANQDGLLAKDIFIDKRPQMEEKIAQGRYFAMLYQRSDFAAQLGTLYQQDPNKIYIAVDGPANTKMDAPTLNGPAISGWTVTLISKDVKDKARAIKFLSYLNSEEGNKDLYLGEKGVSYDTIDGKDQFKPEVFDLMNKDRSAFDKQIGSSFTFWMLMNTNITAQWTPKSVEPFKQLEDWTRGKTQSISEFDQIDPMANSPEGIILAKTKELRSKVLPKALMAPSDAEFDKIWTEYLNKQKELGFDKVLAFQQTKYEENKKKLGM; encoded by the coding sequence ATGGGAATAAAACGTAAGCCAAAGAAAATGGTGCTGATGTTGCTGGCATTAATTATGACACTCTCAACAGCAGCTTGTTCAAGCGGCAACGGTGACAAGAATAACGAGGGAAAGGCTAACAACGGGAAAACGGCAAATGCAACAACAGAGCCTACAAAGGCTCCGCCATCTGCGGATGAACCAGGATGGATGTCGGATACTTCACCGATTACTTTTGACTGGTATTTGAATTTCGCCTGGTTCCCTAATAAATGGGGTGTAGACCCAACCTCCAAATATATTACGAAAAAAACCGGTGTTGATATTAACTTCATCGTTCCTGCAGGTAATGAGAACGAGAAGCTGAACACCCTGATTGCATCTGGCAAGCTGCCTGACTTCATTACGCTGGGCTGGTATGAAGATGCTGTGAAGAAAATGATCGAGGGCGATCTCGTCCTTCCGCTCAACAAATTAGCTGATGAATATGATCCTTACTTCTTCAAAGTATCGGATCCCGACAAGATTGGATGGTATACTCAACCTGACGGCAATATTTATGGCTATCCTAATGCTTCTTCTTCCCCAGCCGACTACGAGAAATATGGAGATACTTATGTATCCAACCAAACCTTCGTTGTCCGCAAGGATATGTACGAAGCCATTGGTAGCCCGGATATGCGCACACCGGAAGGATTCCTGAATGCGTTGAAGCTGGCTAAAGAGAAATTCCCTGATATTAATGGACAACCGATCATTCCACTGGGTCTGCATGAATTTACCGCAACCGGTAACGATTCGTTGGAACAATACATTCAGAACTTCCTAGCTATTCCAAGACAAAAAGACGGCAAGCTGTATCAACGTGAGGCAGACCCTGAGTACATTGCCTGGATGAAGACACTTCGTCAAGCCAACCAAGACGGATTGCTTGCTAAAGATATCTTTATCGACAAACGTCCACAAATGGAAGAAAAAATCGCTCAAGGCCGTTATTTCGCAATGTTGTATCAACGTTCTGACTTCGCTGCACAGCTAGGTACGCTGTATCAACAAGACCCGAACAAAATCTATATCGCTGTAGACGGACCTGCTAACACCAAGATGGATGCACCGACTCTGAACGGCCCTGCTATTTCCGGCTGGACAGTAACCCTTATTTCCAAAGACGTGAAGGATAAAGCTCGTGCTATCAAGTTCCTTAGCTACCTGAACAGTGAAGAGGGCAATAAGGATCTTTACTTGGGTGAAAAAGGCGTCAGCTATGATACTATTGATGGTAAAGATCAATTCAAGCCTGAAGTATTTGATCTGATGAATAAAGACCGCTCAGCATTTGACAAGCAAATCGGTTCTTCCTTTACTTTCTGGATGCTTATGAATACAAATATTACAGCTCAATGGACACCTAAATCTGTAGAGCCATTCAAACAACTGGAAGACTGGACGAGAGGAAAAACACAAAGTATCTCTGAGTTTGACCAGATTGATCCAATGGCCAATTCTCCTGAAGGTATCATCTTAGCTAAAACGAAAGAGCTACGCAGCAAAGTTCTTCCTAAGGCGTTGATGGCTCCATCCGATGCTGAATTCGACAAGATTTGGACAGAGTACCTCAACAAACAAAAGGAACTGGGCTTTGATAAGGTGCTAGCTTTCCAACAAACGAAATATGAAGAAAACAAGAAAAAACTAGGTATGTAA
- a CDS encoding carbohydrate ABC transporter permease — MFALKRKTTGEVIFDLANNVFMLCICFITLYPIWYVLINAFNDGKDAMLGGIYWWPRMFTFKNFEAVFASPGIMQAMWITVAKTLVGVVAHVFFTAMVAYALSRKDLVGGKIYILMGTVTLFFGGGLIPTYLLIRDLHLLENFWVYIIPVLFSFFDLIILMTFFREIPEGLEEAARIDGANDWSIFLRIVLPVSMPVLATIALFHGVYQWNDYFTGMIYINNESLQPIQTYLYRVVAQSSSSQMMVAVQGSALTKTVTSQSIKLATMVVTTLPIVFVYPFLQRYFVKGMMIGSIKG, encoded by the coding sequence ATGTTTGCTCTGAAGAGAAAAACGACGGGCGAAGTCATCTTTGATCTAGCCAATAATGTTTTCATGTTATGTATATGCTTCATCACCCTATATCCTATCTGGTACGTACTGATCAATGCCTTTAACGATGGTAAAGACGCTATGCTGGGCGGTATTTACTGGTGGCCCCGCATGTTCACCTTTAAGAATTTCGAAGCCGTATTCGCAAGCCCCGGCATTATGCAAGCCATGTGGATTACCGTGGCCAAGACATTAGTCGGTGTAGTTGCCCACGTATTCTTTACGGCCATGGTTGCTTATGCACTGTCCCGTAAGGATCTGGTTGGTGGGAAGATTTATATTCTGATGGGAACGGTAACTCTCTTTTTCGGGGGAGGGCTCATTCCAACCTATCTGCTGATTCGGGATCTACACCTGTTGGAGAATTTTTGGGTCTATATTATCCCGGTGTTGTTCAGTTTCTTCGATCTGATTATACTTATGACCTTCTTCCGGGAAATTCCGGAAGGATTAGAGGAAGCAGCCCGGATTGACGGAGCTAATGACTGGTCTATCTTCCTACGAATTGTATTGCCGGTATCTATGCCTGTCCTCGCTACCATCGCGTTATTCCATGGTGTCTATCAATGGAATGATTATTTTACGGGGATGATTTACATCAACAATGAGAGCTTGCAGCCGATCCAGACGTATTTGTACCGGGTTGTGGCGCAGTCCAGCTCTAGCCAGATGATGGTTGCCGTTCAAGGCAGCGCCCTTACTAAGACGGTGACATCACAGTCGATTAAGCTGGCTACCATGGTCGTCACCACACTCCCGATTGTGTTCGTATATCCGTTCCTACAGCGTTATTTTGTCAAAGGAATGATGATTGGCTCCATCAAGGGTTAA
- a CDS encoding ABC transporter permease, which produces MKSSLNPRHRLWRRIVAQRHLQTMALLGVVWMFIFNYIPMYGIIIAFKEFNIIKSISEAPWVGLTHFKEFLADDNFGNVMKNTLGISLIKLFIGFPLPIIFALFLNEIRSIKYKKAIQTISYLPHFLSWVVLGGILATWLADVGIVNHVLMALNVIDQPITYLAEPKHFWTIIITSDIWKELGWSAIIYLAAIAGVSPEMYEAATIDGAGRFQKMWFVTLPSIKSTISILFILAVSGVLNSNFDQILVLRNSLNDSSSNVIDYYVYQTGLLSGRYSYSAAIGLFKSVIALILLLIANQVSKKINDTSLF; this is translated from the coding sequence ATGAAAAGCAGTTTGAACCCGCGACATAGACTCTGGAGGAGAATCGTAGCCCAGCGACATTTACAAACCATGGCTCTCCTCGGTGTAGTGTGGATGTTTATATTCAACTACATTCCAATGTACGGAATCATAATTGCTTTCAAGGAGTTCAACATCATTAAGTCGATTTCCGAGGCCCCTTGGGTAGGTCTTACCCATTTCAAGGAGTTTCTAGCGGATGACAATTTCGGGAATGTCATGAAAAACACACTGGGTATAAGTTTAATCAAGTTGTTTATCGGATTTCCGTTACCGATCATATTCGCCCTTTTTCTAAATGAGATTCGCTCAATCAAGTATAAGAAGGCCATTCAGACGATTTCCTACCTGCCCCATTTTCTCTCTTGGGTAGTGCTTGGAGGGATTCTCGCTACATGGCTGGCAGATGTAGGGATTGTCAACCATGTGTTGATGGCGCTAAATGTTATAGATCAACCGATTACGTATTTGGCTGAACCTAAGCATTTCTGGACCATTATCATCACCTCTGACATCTGGAAAGAGCTTGGTTGGTCAGCCATCATCTACCTGGCAGCGATTGCCGGCGTGTCTCCCGAGATGTATGAGGCGGCAACGATTGATGGAGCCGGAAGGTTCCAGAAGATGTGGTTTGTTACTCTTCCATCCATCAAATCAACGATCAGTATCCTGTTTATTCTCGCCGTCAGCGGAGTGTTGAACTCCAACTTTGACCAGATCCTGGTTCTGCGCAATTCACTAAATGACAGCTCCAGTAACGTTATTGATTATTATGTATACCAAACGGGCCTTCTTTCGGGTCGTTACTCTTATTCTGCTGCTATCGGGCTGTTCAAATCAGTTATCGCTCTCATTTTGCTGCTGATTGCCAATCAAGTATCCAAAAAAATCAACGATACATCGTTGTTTTAG
- a CDS encoding glycoside hydrolase family 30 protein, which translates to MVKVQTTLTAKNTGDRLSPAEGIVFKAKAQGQQADIVLQPEVGYQKMLGFGGAFTESAAYTLSRMSSEKRSEIINRYFHPVEGLAYSMGRVHIHSCDFSLGNFTYVEDHDKELATFDISHDHKWVLPLIKDAMEVRGGEFTMLASPWSPPAWMKSNGEMNNGGTLLPEYADSWARYYTKFIEAYGKEGVPIWAVSVQNEPAAVQVWDSCEYTAEQERDFVKNHLGPVMHEAGLDAVNIVIWDHNRDIMVERASIVLSDPEAAKYVWGTGIHWYGGEEFEKVGQVHDLFPDKHLLFTEGCQEGGVKLGEWFTGERYGRNMIGDLNQWTEGYLDWNLVLDETGGPNHVGNLCDAPIIADTTTDEIHYNSSYYYIGHFSKYIAPGAVRIGLDSQAKGVLSTAFRNPDGSLALVLMNESDEACSVTLELSGDIAESHLPPHSIVTHVISE; encoded by the coding sequence ATGGTAAAGGTACAAACGACTCTAACAGCAAAAAACACAGGGGATCGATTAAGTCCTGCTGAAGGCATTGTCTTTAAGGCAAAAGCTCAAGGACAGCAAGCTGATATCGTGCTGCAGCCGGAGGTTGGCTACCAGAAGATGCTTGGATTCGGAGGGGCATTCACTGAATCAGCCGCTTATACGCTATCCCGGATGAGTTCCGAGAAGCGGAGTGAAATCATTAACCGCTATTTCCATCCGGTGGAGGGACTGGCCTACAGCATGGGCAGAGTACATATTCACAGCTGTGATTTCTCACTAGGCAATTTCACGTATGTGGAAGACCACGACAAGGAGCTGGCGACCTTTGATATTTCCCATGATCATAAGTGGGTGTTGCCGCTGATCAAGGATGCTATGGAAGTAAGAGGCGGGGAGTTCACGATGCTAGCTTCTCCATGGAGTCCGCCGGCTTGGATGAAGAGCAATGGAGAAATGAATAACGGCGGTACCTTATTACCTGAATATGCCGATTCATGGGCGCGTTATTATACCAAATTCATTGAGGCTTACGGCAAGGAAGGTGTGCCGATCTGGGCGGTATCTGTACAGAATGAGCCGGCTGCGGTTCAGGTCTGGGACTCCTGCGAGTACACGGCCGAACAAGAAAGAGATTTTGTCAAAAACCATCTGGGACCGGTGATGCATGAGGCCGGGTTAGACGCAGTCAACATCGTGATCTGGGATCATAACCGCGATATCATGGTCGAGCGTGCTTCCATTGTTTTGTCGGATCCCGAAGCGGCGAAATATGTCTGGGGGACGGGTATTCACTGGTACGGAGGAGAAGAATTCGAGAAGGTCGGGCAGGTTCATGATCTGTTTCCAGATAAGCATCTGCTCTTCACGGAAGGCTGTCAGGAAGGCGGGGTCAAGCTGGGTGAGTGGTTCACAGGCGAACGCTACGGACGGAATATGATCGGTGATTTAAATCAGTGGACGGAAGGCTATCTGGATTGGAATCTGGTACTGGATGAGACCGGGGGACCAAATCATGTAGGCAATCTATGCGATGCCCCGATTATTGCGGATACGACTACAGATGAGATCCACTATAACAGTTCCTATTACTATATCGGCCATTTCAGCAAGTATATCGCGCCTGGCGCGGTTCGCATCGGGCTGGACTCGCAAGCAAAGGGTGTCTTGTCCACAGCCTTCCGGAACCCGGATGGAAGCCTTGCCCTTGTTCTGATGAATGAAAGTGACGAGGCTTGTTCCGTTACCTTAGAGCTCAGCGGTGACATCGCTGAATCACACTTGCCGCCGCACTCTATTGTCACTCATGTAATTTCTGAATAA
- a CDS encoding LacI family DNA-binding transcriptional regulator, giving the protein MTTIYDIAKKTGYSPTTVSKAFNNYSDVREKTRLDILRTAQEMGYVPNAHARTLTTKKSWTIGILFVESTGVGIRHPFFSAVIESFKQVAVAKGYDLMFISKDVGGRQSGYLENCRTRGVDGVVVFLSDYADPYFQELLDSNIPTVIMDFETPQSHTVCSDNSAGALQAMEYLVSLGHRRIAHISGGMNTFPGRRRQLGYEKALDQWGLERQESYIVTGEFYTLESGYEAMKQLLELPERPTAVFASGDLLALGAIMAAKDSGLNVPGDISVMGYDDVDMAKYVSPALTTVRQDTALLGSRAAELLFDTINGSQKDREALVLPTQVIVRDSCAPPAVSGR; this is encoded by the coding sequence TTGACAACTATATATGACATTGCGAAAAAAACCGGTTACTCACCAACAACCGTATCTAAAGCCTTCAATAACTATTCGGATGTTAGGGAAAAGACCCGTCTGGATATACTCAGAACGGCTCAGGAAATGGGATATGTGCCTAACGCACACGCCCGAACACTGACCACCAAGAAATCATGGACCATCGGGATCCTGTTCGTGGAGAGTACGGGAGTCGGTATTCGGCACCCCTTCTTTAGTGCAGTGATCGAGAGCTTCAAACAGGTTGCCGTTGCCAAAGGCTATGACCTCATGTTTATATCTAAGGATGTGGGAGGAAGGCAAAGCGGCTATCTGGAGAATTGCCGGACTCGTGGAGTCGATGGTGTTGTTGTCTTCTTGTCAGACTATGCTGATCCCTATTTCCAAGAGCTGCTGGATAGTAATATCCCGACAGTTATTATGGATTTTGAGACTCCTCAGTCCCATACAGTCTGCTCGGATAATTCAGCGGGTGCACTTCAGGCGATGGAATATCTGGTCTCGTTGGGTCACCGCAGAATTGCTCATATCTCAGGTGGTATGAACACTTTTCCGGGACGCAGGCGTCAGTTGGGATATGAGAAGGCGCTGGATCAATGGGGTTTAGAACGCCAGGAGTCATATATCGTAACAGGCGAATTCTATACGCTTGAGAGCGGTTATGAGGCCATGAAGCAGCTGTTAGAGCTTCCGGAACGACCGACGGCAGTCTTTGCATCAGGTGACTTACTTGCACTCGGAGCTATAATGGCGGCGAAAGACAGCGGCCTAAATGTCCCTGGGGACATCTCTGTCATGGGATATGACGATGTCGATATGGCAAAGTATGTTTCGCCGGCTTTAACTACCGTTCGCCAAGATACAGCCCTGCTTGGAAGTCGAGCTGCGGAGCTTCTTTTTGATACTATTAATGGTTCGCAAAAGGATCGTGAAGCATTAGTATTGCCTACACAAGTTATCGTGAGAGATTCATGTGCACCTCCAGCTGTGTCGGGGCGCTAG
- a CDS encoding HNH endonuclease: protein MTDTYPLSSKICAYCLQDKPLSEFRRRTGKRSKGQSRRGACRDCRKQREVESRKMLPVPSSLILEAPPAAKPKPRSSPRRLRSGTAVPVLPELQTISVGIRELSTPVQSLPEPDRSLTSVSTIAMRHGAEQRRPHVYPRGPKPDPQDFTALIPSAQGMILMRGHSDKGRRWHQEIDLELAVILVKEQAAVVVNRRTIRRLFSNRDFRRYILTRDRYTCYFCGLYGDTIDHLLPRAKGGHTTPVNCVCACNLCNQTKADQYVEEFMGR from the coding sequence ATGACCGACACCTATCCGCTTTCATCCAAAATATGTGCGTATTGCCTTCAGGATAAGCCTCTGTCCGAATTTCGGCGCCGGACCGGCAAACGTTCTAAGGGCCAGTCCCGCCGCGGTGCCTGCCGCGATTGCCGCAAACAGCGGGAGGTAGAATCCCGAAAGATGCTGCCTGTGCCGTCCTCATTAATTCTTGAAGCACCGCCTGCAGCCAAGCCTAAACCGCGTTCTTCACCGAGGCGTTTACGCAGCGGCACAGCAGTTCCGGTGCTGCCTGAATTACAGACTATATCAGTAGGGATACGGGAACTGTCCACCCCTGTGCAATCCTTACCGGAACCGGACCGATCGCTTACTTCTGTTAGCACCATCGCGATGCGCCATGGAGCAGAGCAGCGGCGTCCTCATGTTTACCCGAGAGGCCCGAAGCCTGATCCTCAGGACTTCACTGCACTTATCCCCTCCGCTCAAGGCATGATTCTGATGCGGGGACATAGCGACAAGGGACGGCGATGGCATCAGGAGATTGATCTGGAGCTTGCCGTCATTCTGGTGAAGGAACAAGCCGCTGTCGTTGTTAACCGCCGCACGATTCGCCGATTGTTCAGCAACAGGGACTTTCGCCGTTATATTTTGACGCGGGATCGTTATACCTGTTATTTCTGCGGCTTATACGGTGATACTATTGATCATCTGCTTCCGCGTGCCAAGGGCGGCCACACCACACCTGTGAACTGTGTCTGTGCATGCAACCTTTGCAATCAGACCAAAGCCGACCAATATGTAGAAGAGTTCATGGGCCGGTAA